The DNA sequence TCGGCACCGTTCTCCCCTCGATCGGCAGTATCTACAGTGGCGGCTTCTGGCTGGTGCCGTTGCTGAACTCGCTGGCCGACGCACTCGGTGCGGTGCAGCAGAGCAAGTGGAACTTCGAGGCCGAGGGTCCGGCTTGGCGCAGGTTGTTCTACGAGGACTTTCTGCCGGTGGACAAGAATCCGGCGATCAACATCACCTCGATCACCGGACCCGACGGCAAGGAGATGATCGACAACATCCAGGACGTCATGCGGGTCATCGGAGCGATGCCATGAGAGCCGTCAAGAACGCCCTGTCGTTCGGCGCCATGGGGCTCATTATCGCGATCGCCGCTGCTTATCTGGCATCGCTCCATCTCCACTTCCGGTCACCGGACAACCGGACAAACCTGTCGATGGACGTCCCGGATGTCAAGGGTCTGGTCGTCGGATCCAACGTGCTGCTGCGTGGCGTGAGCGTCGGCAAGGTGACCAAGGTCGAAACCACCCTGGGCCAGGCCACCGTCGACTTCTATGTGGATGGGCGGCAGCGTGTTCCGGTGGACAGCGATATCCGGTTGGACAACCTCTCCGCTCTCGGGGAGACCTACATCGGCTTGATACCGCATACCGACTCCGGTCCGATGCTCACCAACGGCCAACGGATCTCGACCGAACGGGTGGTCGTGCCGCCGTCGATCTCGGAGCTGGCGACCAGCGTTGTCAGGGTCCTGAATCAGTCAGACCCGCAACAACTCTCGAGCATCACCAAGGAGGCCGATGAGGCCTTGCCGGACCCAGAGGAGACGTTGCCGAATCTGGTTCGCGCCAGCCAGCTGCTCAATCAGATGGTGGGCAGCATGAATGGCGACGGCCAGCGGGTACTGGGCAACGCCCAGACTCTGCTGCAGAACGCCGGCTGGGTCGGCCCGACATTGGCCCGGCTGGGTCCCGAGGTGGGCAGTGCAGGCGACTCACTCGGCGCAACCTTCCATTCGATGATGAGCACCGTGGTGTGGGACAACCCACGCAACATGAAGTTGTTCGGCAAGTTCCTGCAGCGCATTCAGGACTTCCTGGACAGCCGCGGGGGAGACATCAAGGTGCTCACCCAGGCGCTCACCCCGCAGTTCCAGGGTATCGGCGGCGCCCTGATGAACATCGATACCGGGCAGATGCTGTCGAACGTACTCGCGGGCATCCCCGAGGACGGTGCGATCACGCTACACGTCAAAGTTCCCGACCAATAACGCCGAAAATGACTGCAGACCAGACAGATTGAAGGAAATCCCATGTCAACGACCGATATCGAAGACCGGGTCGACACCCCGTCACCCGCCGACCAGGACAGTGAGTCGGCACCCACTCCCGAGCCGGCTGTCGAGCCCGCCGCAACCAGCCGGCCAGAAGGCGGCGGCCGGCGGCTATCGATCTCGCTGCGCGGCGCCGTTGT is a window from the Mycolicibacterium anyangense genome containing:
- a CDS encoding MlaD family protein, which produces MRAVKNALSFGAMGLIIAIAAAYLASLHLHFRSPDNRTNLSMDVPDVKGLVVGSNVLLRGVSVGKVTKVETTLGQATVDFYVDGRQRVPVDSDIRLDNLSALGETYIGLIPHTDSGPMLTNGQRISTERVVVPPSISELATSVVRVLNQSDPQQLSSITKEADEALPDPEETLPNLVRASQLLNQMVGSMNGDGQRVLGNAQTLLQNAGWVGPTLARLGPEVGSAGDSLGATFHSMMSTVVWDNPRNMKLFGKFLQRIQDFLDSRGGDIKVLTQALTPQFQGIGGALMNIDTGQMLSNVLAGIPEDGAITLHVKVPDQ